In a genomic window of Aeromonas veronii:
- a CDS encoding nitroreductase family protein: protein MSSPFIEQIKARRTIYALGDQVSHTPEQLTALIQDAIRHSPSSFNSQSSRAVILFGAQHHKLWDIVKAELKKIVPPEAYAQSEAKVDGSFRAGFGTVLFFEDTDVIKDLQQKFALYADNFPIWSEHATGIAQFAVWTTLAQEKVGASLQHYNPLIDEAVRKEWNLPASWLLRAQMPFGSIKQAAGEKTFIDDATRFRVFK from the coding sequence ATGAGCAGTCCGTTTATCGAGCAGATCAAAGCACGTCGTACCATCTATGCCCTGGGTGACCAGGTGTCCCATACGCCGGAGCAGCTGACGGCCCTGATCCAGGATGCCATCAGGCACAGCCCCTCCTCTTTCAACTCCCAGAGCTCCCGCGCCGTCATCCTGTTTGGCGCCCAGCACCACAAGCTGTGGGATATCGTCAAAGCCGAGCTGAAAAAGATCGTGCCGCCGGAGGCCTACGCCCAGAGTGAGGCCAAGGTGGATGGCAGCTTCCGCGCAGGCTTTGGCACAGTGCTGTTCTTTGAGGACACCGACGTCATCAAGGATCTGCAGCAAAAATTCGCCCTCTATGCCGACAACTTCCCCATCTGGTCGGAACATGCCACCGGCATCGCCCAGTTTGCGGTCTGGACGACGCTGGCGCAGGAGAAGGTCGGCGCCTCCCTGCAGCACTACAACCCGCTTATCGACGAGGCGGTACGCAAGGAGTGGAACCTGCCCGCCAGCTGGCTGCTGCGCGCCCAGATGCCCTTTGGCAGCATCAAGCAAGCGGCCGGAGAGAAGACCTTTATCGACGACGCCACTCGCTTCCGCGTCTTCAAATAA